In a genomic window of Zingiber officinale cultivar Zhangliang chromosome 9B, Zo_v1.1, whole genome shotgun sequence:
- the LOC122023442 gene encoding protein LEAD-SENSITIVE 1-like has product MGVLSNKIERKELIPGDHIYTWRSAYLYSHHGIYAGDDMVIHFTRAAGQETGTGTFLDRIMFSSSPSPTGRNLCERCGDQSRLHGVIMSCLDCFLSGGNLYLFCYAVTPVFFFTKARGGTCTLAHSDSPDVVLYRARFLHDNNGFGMYNIFKNNCEDFAIYCKTGLLVETTFSVGRSGQISSLTAALTAIASSPLRFLTTTPVGLVAVSGTMYCVGRYVSDIGIRRDAKEINVETLVAQMHTGEVPETTGAAGVNPN; this is encoded by the exons atGGGGGTTTTGTCCAACAAGATCGAGAGGAAGGAGTTGATACCCGGCGATCACATCTACACATGGCGATCCGCTTACCTCTACTCCCATCACG GGATATACGCCGGAGATGACATGGTCATTCACTTCACCAGAGCAGCGGGCCAGGAAACTGGAACAGGAACCTTTTTGGACCGAATTATGTTCAGTTCCTCTCCATCTCCTACTGGAAGGAATTTGTGTGAACGTTGTGGTGATCAGAGCAGGCTCCACGGAGTAATCATGTCCTGCCTTGATTGCTTTCTTTCCGGAGGCAATCTCTATCTGTTTTGTTATGCAGTCACCCCGGTTTTCTTTTTCACCAAAGCGCGAGGAGGAACCTGCACACTTGCTCACTCAGATTCTCCTGATGTTGTCCTCTACCGAGCAAGATTTCTACATGACAACAATGGTTTTGGCATGTACAACATCTTCAAAAACAACTGCGAGGACTTTGCAATATATTGCAAAACAGGCTTGCTTGTGGAAACAACCTTCAGCGTAGGAAGGAGTGGGCAAATATCGTCCCTGACAGCTGCCTTGACTGCCATTGCCTCCTCCCCTCTTCGCTTCTTGACGACAACCCCTGTCGGATTGGTGGCGGTTTCTGGTACCATGTATTGTGTTGGCCGCTATGTATCTGATATTGGAATCAGGCGTGATGCCAAGGAGATCAATGTGGAAACTCTGGTTGCACAAATGCACACCGGTGAGGTACCTGAGACGACAGGAGCTGCTGGTGTGAACCCCAACTAA
- the LOC122023441 gene encoding protein CANDIDATE G-PROTEIN COUPLED RECEPTOR 7-like, giving the protein MASMARSARPLLGLALALSLMAVVPSASGEIREMEVRSDARSIIPFDDFGFSRRGGLELNVSGVSFADSEGDVALSRLGFFLCTRDAWPRVLRQIHDQNITCALQSELVRVVSYFDRLVPPPNPSGVDVARSTSFRVALNITNSTQFTLLFANCLPHLRVSMSVRSAMFNLPEPSRRAYLSAGAGALPLIYSVLFFAYASFAVAWAAILFRRQSAVFRIHYFMLAVVVLKALNLLCEAEDKSYIDRTGSAHGWDVLFYIFSFLKGISLFTLIVLIGTGWSFLKPYLQDREKRVLLAVIPLQVVANIAQVAIDESGPYSVDWVTWKQVFLLVDVVCCCAVLFPIVWSIKNLREAARTDGKAAVNLMKLTLFRHYYIVVICYIYFTRVGVYALGNLISYRYLWSSVVAGELATLAFYVFTGYKFRPAAHNPYLAIDDDDEEAAAEALKLDDDAFEL; this is encoded by the coding sequence ATGGCGTCCATGGCCAGATCCGCAAGGCCTCTCCTCGGATTGGCGTTGGCGTTATCTCTCATGGCCGTCGTCCCTTCCGCGAGCGGTGAGATCCGGGAGATGGAGGTCCGATCCGACGCCCGATCCATCATCCCCTTCGACGATTTCGGCTTCAGTCGCCGTGGCGGCCTGGAGCTCAACGTCTCCGGCGTCTCCTTCGCCGACAGCGAAGGTGATGTTGCCCTCTCCCGGCTGGGGTTCTTCCTTTGCACCCGCGACGCCTGGCCCCGCGTCCTGCGCCAGATCCATGACCAAAACATCACCTGCGCCCTCCAGTCGGAGCTCGTCCGCGTCGTCTCCTACTTCGACCGCCTCGTTCCCCCTCCCAACCCCTCCGGCGTCGACGTCGCTCGATCCACCTCATTCCGCGTCGCCCTCAACATTACCAACAGTACCCAGTTCACTCTCCTCTTCGCCAACTGCCTCCCCCATCTCCGCGTCTCCATGTCCGTCCGATCCGCCATGTTCAACCTCCCTGAACCCTCTCGCCGCGCATACCTCTCTGCCGGCGCGGGCGCGCTCCCACTCATATACTCCGTCCTTTTCTTCGCCTACGCCTCCTTCGCCGTCGCTTGGGCCGCCATTCTCTTCCGCCGCCAATCCGCCGTCTTCCGCATCCACTACTTCATGCTCGCGGTCGTCGTTCTCAAAGCCTTGAATCTCCTCTGCGAGGCCGAGGACAAATCCTACATCGACCGCACCGGATCCGCCCATGGCTGGGACGTCCTCTTCTACATCTTCAGCTTCCTCAAGGGGATTTCCCTCTTCACCCTCATCGTCCTCATCGGCACCGGCTGGTCTTTCCTCAAACCCTACCTCCAGGACCGCGAGAAGAGGGTGCTCTTGGCCGTCATCCCCCTCCAGGTCGTGGCCAACATCGCCCAGGTCGCCATCGACGAGTCTGGACCCTACTCTGTCGACTGGGTCACCTGGAAGCAGGTCTTCCTCCTCGTCGACGTCGTCTGCTGCTGCGCCGTCCTTTTCCCCATCGTCTGGTCCATCAAAAACCTCCGGGAGGCCGCCAGGACCGACGGGAAGGCCGCCGTGAACCTCATGAAGCTCACCCTTTTCCGACATTACTACATCGTCGTCATCTGCTACATCTACTTCACCAGGGTGGGAGTCTACGCTCTCGGCAACCTCATCTCCTACCGCTACCTGTGGAGCAGCGTTGTCGCCGGAGAGCTCGCCACGCTAGCCTTCTACGTCTTCACCGGGTACAAGTTCAGGCCGGCGGCGCACAACCCCTACTTGGCcatcgacgacgacgacgaggagGCTGCTGCGGAGGCGCTCAAGCTCGACGACGATGCCTTCGAATTGTGA